One Vitis vinifera cultivar Pinot Noir 40024 chromosome 8, ASM3070453v1 genomic window carries:
- the LOC104882436 gene encoding uncharacterized protein LOC104882436, whose protein sequence is MAPKKIVSSVRVSEASEKAIDKLNAKEFRERFLIPHDVLIDLVNEEAAMPTEKGGKNAILFTKEQFNAGLRFPLPALFKEFLHFSQIPPIFIHPNLVRVLMGCSIINMLYSLDLTLLEVFFVYSLKKAKNDIFSVSAHLPSLQMVTELPDSTKGGAKGLVAVWGGWAGLSQHPSRPFSPNYTLKIPGLELRGHLVDWVEKASFACVCKLFEIDPKERAYKTLLSARNLTEVVREPQEYVINILPRKLAKDEIVPGEHYTVKELPLYQEAKEADAERRRKLLEDRDQKKTEGTIRKAPGQKRGPDSPPKKTLGKRGKLVKKHGKDAKEPTPPKEFPPPQTTYEGEVMIEEPVNAAPHSISSGPGRMSGLNHSGPSLVAAARLANVAEEAASINHPGNLNPDAAETAPLEEAGAESQSQPSDDPDRLAIVLVKEPPLKKPRLTRDLQSGLFERLQERQQEIEISCASAHDAHPDGGEVEMATETSAVPAIIPAEDASGPMCPDENMGAPIPGHELPSPSSSEEESADDAAPASPFSYAELEAKLKQITPDWKAIKPSAKMFDMIETLVRGLRSMSQQHALFTQLLQTADYMRTFSSRHQEIENQLRLRMEEAEASLSTMREENEALRVELAEAKGQEESTAGRLHEAEGEAARLRDELSRLRTEVLNEKKQKEDLQLRLDVQKEELEREFAVEREELAADYQRQVDDTFIFGYRCCMKKNGIKRDTPSIPPSEEKKLHEKPAP, encoded by the exons atggctccaaaaaagaTTGTTTCGTCTGTCCGGGTCAGCGAGGCTAGCGAAAAGGCGATAGACAAATTAAATGCGAAGGAGTTCCGGGAGCGATTCCTGATCCCCCATGACGTATTGATAGACCTGGTGAACGAGGAGGCGGCTATGCCTACTGAGAAAGGTGGAAAAAACGCtatcctcttcacaaaggaacaattcaacgcggggctccggttccctctgccggcgttgttcaaggaattcctccacttctctcaaATTCCCCCTATCTTTATTCACcccaaccttgtccgggtgctgatgggatgcagcatcatcaacATGCTGTACAGCCTCGACCTGACGCTACTGgaagtgttctttgtctattccctgaagaaagcaaagaatgatatcttcagtgtgtccgctcacctgccctcccttcaaatggtgacagaactgccagattcgacaaagggaggggcgaaggggctggtggcaGTCTGGGGTGGATGGGCGGGGCTATCGCAGCATCCGTCGAGGCCTTTTTCTCCGAATTATACCCTAAAAATTCCGG gtttggaattgaggggccaccttgtggattgggtggaaaaggcaTCCTTTGCCTGTGTctgcaaattatttgaaatagatcccaaggagagggcctacaaaacattgcTCTCGGCGCGGAATTTGACAGaggtcgtccgggagccccaggaatatgttatcaacATCCTTCCTAGGAAATTGGCAAAGGATgagatagtgcctggggagcattatacagTGAAAGAGCTCCCCCTCTATCAGGAAGCTAAAGAAGCTGACGCTGAAAGGCGGCGAAAGCTCCTGGAGGATAGAGATCAGAAAAAGACtgaaggcactatccggaaggctcccggacagaagcgGGGTCCGGACTCCCCTCCGAAGAAAACTTTAGGAAAAAGggggaagctggtgaagaagcatgggaaggatgcgaaggaacccactcctcccaaggagtttcctcctccacaaactacctatgagggggaagtaatgatagaggagccagtaaatgctgctccgcactctatctcaagcggccccGGGCGCATGTCGGGGTTGAATCACTCAGGTCCCTCCTTAGTCGCGGCTGCGCGTCTAGCCaacgtggctgaggaagctgcatctatcAACCATCCGGGCAACCTCAATCCGGATGCAGCTGAAACGGccccgttggaggaagcgggggcagaaagccaaagtcagccttccgacgACCCGGATCGCCTGGCTATAGTCCTGGTGAAAGAGCCTCCCCTCAAGAAGCCGCGTTTGACGCGCGATCTACAGTCCGGACTCTTTGAgcggcttcaagagcggcagcaagagattgaaattagctgcgcttctgcccatgacgctcatccggatggaggcgaggtggagatggcTACTGAGACCTCAGCCGTTCCGGCAATAATTCCGGCTGAGGATGCATCCGGACCTATGTGCCCGGACGAAAATATGGGGGCTCCGATTCCGGGACACGAGCTACCCTCTCCTTCCTCATCCGAGGAGGAATCTGCTGATGATGCCGCTCCcgctagccctttcagctacgcggagttggaagctaagttaaagcagattactcctgactggaaagccatcaagccctctgctaagatgtttgatatgatagaaacg ctggtgaggggcctccgcagcatgtctcaacaacacgctctttttactcagctgctgcagaccgcagactatatgaggaccttctcctctcggcaccaagagattgaaaatcaactgcgtctgagaatggaggaggctgaggccagtctatccaccatgcgagaggaaaatgaagccctccgggtggagttggctgaggcaaagggtcaagaagaatcaactgcgggccgccttcatgaggcggagggtgaggcagcccggctaagggatgaattgagtcgactccggacagaagttttgaatgaaaagaaacagaaggaagacttgcagctgcgtctggatgtgcaaaaagaggaacttgaacgggagtttgctgtggaaagggaggaacttgcagcggattaccagagacaagtggatgatacatttatctttgggtatcgctgctgcatgaagaagaacggtataaagcgagataccccttcaattcctccaagtgaagaaaagaagctccatgagaaacctgctccctga